The DNA sequence AATGGAACATGTAACTGTATTTTCTGTGACCCGGAAATATCAGTTAATCAGAAGAGCAAAAGTATAGATTTTTTACTTTACTTTAAAGAATTCAAAAGAAAACTATGGAAGGCAGCGTTTTTCAGATAGAACAAAGATTTCCGGGCGGCGCAGATAGAAAAATTCTTTGGCTCCCCGGCTATTTTCGTATTTATTTGTTGCTGCTTGTAAGCCATTACCCATCCTTGATTTACCGGAACATTAAATTCATCTGCCCTTAATTCCTTTTTCCAATCATTTATATTCGGAAATGGCCAAAAAAAAATGAAAGATTTATCGATTTTGTGACACCAAATTATACAAAATGGCGAGAAAGATTGAAAAAAAAGGGAATTTCTCGCTTTCGGGATTAAACAATTTTCTTCATTGTGCGTCATATGATAAAGAAAAGCTAATGATGCCCCCTAGTAGGACCATTGCCCCTCAATGGTCCAACAGGTTTGGTCTAGCCTACTAAATGGCCAAACCAACCCCCAGGCGGTCGCGAGCCCCCATCCCTTGCATGCGACCGCCCTTTTTTTAAATACTCTAAAGATTCACTTTTTTTCTCAACCAGCCAAACTCCCAAAATGACCAATCCCCCTCCCAGGATATGAAAAACAGTAATCGATTCATTGAGCACAAACGGGGCTACAGCCATAGTTGATAAAGGCTCCAAATATATATAGGCGCCTACTTTGGCGGCAGGTTTACGGCGGAGAGCTTCAGTCCAGAACCAATATGCCAAACCCAGACAAAAGACTCCCAAAAAAATAAGAGCGATGATGATCTTCGGCGGCAGGGATATAAAAGGTTTAAAACCTGAAGTAAATAATACGTACGGAACGATTATTACCGCGGCAATCGTCAGGACAACGTTATTTACGGCCAGAGGCGCGGCTGATGATAATTTTCTGGCCAAAACAGTGTATATCGCCCATGTAATACAGGATAACAGTATTAACTAATCTCCATATGATTTCAGGTAATCAAGATCACTTAATTTCCCTCGCGATATAAGAAGAATAACGCCCATGGCGGCTATCGCGATTCCTCCAATTTGGAAAAAATACAATCTCTCCTTGAGAAAGATAATTGAAAAGACGGCAATAAATATGGGGATCGTGGCAATAAGCCAGGCGGTATTAGTTGCCGTAGTAGTCTTCATTCCTTCAACCTGAATCAATAAATGAGCAGCAATAATAATTCCGCAAAATAACAACAAGATCCATTTGCCTCGAACAAAACTATAAGACAGCTTTCTATGTCTGGAAATGATATACAGAAACGGCATAGCTAATATAAAACGAGCTGAAATAATCTCAGCGGGAGTCAAATAATCAAGGCATAATTTCGTCGCGACAAACGAAATTCCCCAGAGCCAGACGGCAATTATCAATAAAACAGATATCATCTTGCTATTTGCAAAGCAAAAAAATAGGTTTCGGTAAAATCCGCAATCATTGAATAAATAAATTGACCGGGAAGTTCGCAAGGATTATCCTTTTGAAGATGACTCGTTTGATGCAATATTTAATATTGATTATCGCGGCTATCGCGGTAAGTTGGGCCGCCATATTTATTCGCCTTGCCGACGCCGATCCAATCGCGATCGCTTTTTACAGAATGGCTTTGGCAGTTTTAATTCTGGCTCCATTATCAGCGGTCAGCTCGTTCAGGAAGTTAACGAAACTTACGAAGAGAAATCTCCTATTACTATCAATATCGGGTCTTTTCCTCGGTATCCATTTCGCGTCGTGGATAGCCTCTTTGAAATATACTTCGATAGCCAATTCGGTCATAATAGTCAGCACTCATCCGTTTTTAATTGCCATTGCCGAAGCTATTATTTTGAAAACGAAAATTGGCCGCTGGACAATCATCGGCATGATTTTGGCCATTTCAGGAATGATTGTTATTTTCTCTTCAAGCCTGGGATTTTCAAATAGCGGAATTTTGGGTGAGCTTCTGGCGTTTATCGGGGCGGTTTGCGCCGCCGGGTATTTGCTGACTGGTAGAATAATTCGGCAGGACATGAAAAACCGTGATTATATATTTCTGGTTTATCTATTCGCGGCGCTAATCTTATCAATAATTGCCTTGATCACAAATACCTCATTATTTGGATTCGACGAGCAGACATGGTTGTTCTTTGTATTGTTGGCTCTTATTCCACAAGTTATCGGGCATTCGCTATACAATTTTCTATTAAAACATATGAAAGCCCACCTGGTTGGACTGGCAATTCTCGGCGAACCTATTGGAGCTTCATTCCTTGCCATTCTCATTTTCTCTGAATTCCCGCCAACCGAAACATACATTGGAGGCGGATTAATCCTGGCTGGTATCGCTCTGGCGTTGATTCGAATGAAAAGTGATGATAAGTCTGTTGAAACCGCTTGATTTTTCCGATGTTTTGCATAGATTATATCGCTTGTATGATAAAAATATGGGGCAGTAGCTCAGTTGGGAGAGCGGTACGTTCGCAACGTACAGGTCGTCGGTTCGATCCCGGTCTGCTCCATTTTTTATTTGGGGTTAATTGAGCGGTAAATTCTGTCGCAGTTTTCGCCCGCTTCAATTATCCGGTTAAATGATTGGCGCAAAATATTTTTTACCGGAAGGATGCGTCCCACGTAAAAATATGTGAAAGCCATGATTGATTCCGGCCAGTCTTGTTTGGGTCCTGTACAACGAACCAGTACCGAACCCCGTCAGGATCGGAAGGTAGCAGCGGCAGGTATGACGTTTGTGTGATACAGTCACGCCTGAATAACGGCTGGCCGTAATCAATTAAAAAAAGATTGGCAATCCGTGATTCGGATAAAATAATGTCTTATCAGGTATTAGCGTTAAAATACAGGCCTCTCGTTTTTGAGGATCTTATCGCACAGGAGCACGTCACCAAAACTCTGACGCGAGCGGTCGAAACCGGGCGAATCGCCAACGGTTATCTACTTACCGGACCTCGCGGAACGGGCAAGACGACCACCGCCCGCATTCTCGCCAAAGCGCTAAACTGCGTCGAAGGTCCCACCCCCACACCATGCAATAAATGTTCGATCTGCAAAGAAATTACTTCCGGCTCGTCTCTCGATGTTCTGGAAATCGACGCCGCTTCCAATACTGGCGTCGATGACATCAGGACTCTCAGAGAAAATATCAGGTATCTGCCGACGTCCGGCAAAAAAAGAGTTTTTATTATCGATGAAGTTCATCGCCTGTCCGGCTCAGCCTTTGACGCGCTATTGAAAACCCTGGAAGAACCTCCGGAGCATGCCGTTTTTATATTCGCCACCACCGAACCGCACAAAGTGCCTCCGACAATTCTCTCTCGAACACAGCGTTATGATTTCCATCGGGTCAGCGCGACCGATTTGTCAGCCCATCTGGAAAAATTGGCAAAACTGGAAAAAGTCGATATTGAAAAAGAAGCGGTATTTTTAATCGCTCGCAAAGGCGAAGGATCGGTTCGGGATGCTATCTCGCTTTTGGATCAAATGATCGCTCTTTCCGAAGACAAGATAACCGCCGCCGAAACTGCCCGTACCCTCGGTATTGTTGATCGTCAGCTTTTTGTCAAATTACTCGATATTATCGCGGCTGGTAAAACCGATCCGATTTTTGATCTGGTTCAGAAATTGTTTGCTTCAGGGGCCAGCATAAAAGAATTTGTCAACGATTTTATAAATTACTTAAGAAATCTGCTCGTACAGAAATCATCTTCGGAACCGGACAAATTCCTCGATATCTCCGCTGCCGAAAAAGAGGCCCTGATTAAGCAAACCGCTTATTTCACCGAGGCTGACATTTTGAGGATGATCCAAATTCTATCGGAATTAAACTCAGAGCTAAAACGCGGATATGATGAAAGAATCTTTTTGGAAATTTGTCTCGTCCGTCTGACCCGTATGGAATCGAGTATCTCGTTGCAGGAAGTAATCGAACGCTTGAATCGCCTGGCCGGTTCCGGAATACAATCAGATAGTCCCGGAGAAACTAATCTATTTGGAAATTCGGTTTCTCCTCCCGTGCCCCCTCAGCCGGCAACCAAATCTCAAAAAAAAACTGAATTAAGCTCTGACAATAATATTCGGGATCCTCAAGATTTCATCGAAGACGGCAAGCCGCTTAATCTTCCTCGAGTTCAAATGAGTTGGAATCGTTTCCTTGAGGAGTTGAAAAATCGTAAACAGATGCTGGCTTCCTTATTGGCAATGGGACATCTGCATAACGTAAAAGACAATGAAATTACTATCGGTTTCGCTCCCAGTTATGGCCCCAATAAGCAAGTCATCGAAAAGCCTGAGTCGATAAGCATAGTCGAAGAAACGCTTCGCGATTTCTATAAAATCGCGGTGCGAATCAAATTTGTAATTGACTCCACGATTAAAACACCGGTTCATACTAAACAGGAGCCGGAGAACCTGACAATAAACGCCGAAGATTTATTCGCCAAAGACCCGGATTTGAAAAAAATGGTTGAGCGGATTGATGGTGAAATAGTCGGCCGACGAAAAATTGAAGGTTCTTAATTTAACATTTTAGGAGGAATAAATGGCCAAAGGTATGGGCGACATGATGAAGCAGGTCGCGAAGATGCAGCGCAAAATGGAAGAAATGCAAAAGGAACTGGCCGATAAAACAGTCGAAGGTTCAGCCGGTGGCGGCATGGTCAAAGTTGTCGCGACCGGGGCCCAGGATATTGTTTCCATCAAAATCGATAAAGAAGTAGTAAATCCCGAAGATGTTGAGATGCTTGAAGACCTCATCTTAAGCGCCGTCAATCAGGCTCGCGAAAAAGCCGCCGAACTGCAGGCGGAAACGATGGGCTCTTTAACCGGCGGATTGAATATTCCGGGATTAAACCTCCCGTTCTGATATGTATAAATCAGCCGAATCAGTAGGACGACTGGTATCTCTTTTATCCCGGCTCCCCGGAGTCGGACGAAAAACAGCCGGCCGATTGGCTTTCCATATTCTCAAAATGAATATAGAGGAAGCTCGCGACCTGGCTGAAGCCATCGTGACGGTCAAAGAAAAAGTCGGAACCTGCGGCGTCTGTTTCAATATTTCCGAATACGACCCCTGCGCTATCTGCACCGATGAAAAACGCGACCGCGCGATAATATGCGTCGTAGAAGAAGCCAGCGATATAATCGCTCTCGAAAAAGCCGAAGAGTTTACTCCGTTATACCATGTCCTGGGCGGGTGCCTCTCCCCCCTCGATGGAATCGGGCCGGATGACCTGTATTTAAAAGGACTTTTGGCGCGGCTTGATGATACTGTTTCCGAGATCATCGTCGCCACTAATCCGGATGTCGAAGGCGAAGCAACAGCAATGTATATTAATAAACTGATCAAACCATTCGGTGTCAAAGTAACCCGCATCGCCCGCGGACTGCCGGTCGGAGGAGATTTGGAATATGCCGACGGCGTCACTATAACGCGCGCGCTGCAGGGCCGCCAGGAAATTTAAATTCATTTAAAACAAATTTCGCTTGTTGCGGCGGGTCTTGATTTTGTGAAAACAAAATTGTGCCCTGCCGCATAGTGTTCAGCAATTCGGGAATCCGGAAAAGTTATCCACAATTTATTTTCTGAAAATTCCTTGTATATCCTAATCCCTATTTAAGTTACAACGAATTGGGTTCGTTTTGTCCTTTTTCGTAGGCAAAGGCCTGTTTTTGGCTGTCGCGTAGTTGATCTGCCGTCGGTTCACCGCTTCGCTAAGGAACCGACGGAACAGTGAGCAACTTCTAAAATGGGTTTGTTTCCTCAGATTAACGTTTTTGGTCATATCAAATCGGTGGTGATTACTAAAGCATTCATATTTTTCCTGTAGGGATCACTCGCGAGCGACCCTGAAAACAGGCGTCGCCTGATCCCCTACCAGGCTTTTGCCAGTCTTGAGAGTGGTGTCCCGCAAAGCAGGATGGGGTGTGTTCCCTTTCTTCATACAAAATGGGAGATGTTAGTAATTAATGGCAAATTGGGTGTAAATTGAGATAATCTATGCAATTCAAAATAAATTAAGTGTAGTGCAAAATGAAATAGGGTATTATCTTTTACCATGACAACAGATAAAACATTAATCTGCAGGATAACCCATTACAAGAATCTAGAAGGGATTCTAAAACGTGGGGGTATATATGCTTCTAATTTTCAACCAAACGACGGCATTAAATTCTATCCAATACATCATGTTGATATACAAAACCAACGTTCAGTTATTAATGTACCATGTGGACCGGGCGGGAGTATTCACGACTATGTTCCATATTATTTTGGTCCACGATCACCGATGTTATTTGCGATAAGCAAGAATAAAGTTGAAGAGTATAATGAGGGGCAACAGCCGGTTATCTACATTTGTGCCTACGCAGAAGATATTAAAGATAAAGGTCTTGATTTCGTATTTACTGATGGCCACGCCATTATGGCAATAACTCGTTTTTTTGATGATTTAAAGGACTTAGATAAATTATACTGGGATATAATCGAAGGAAAATATTGGTTTGATAGTGAACAATACCCTGACAGATGTCGACGCAGGCAGGCGGAATTTCTAGTTCACAAGTTTTTCCCGCTTGATTGTGTTTTTGAAATAGTAGTGATTGACAAGCACATACAAAAAAAAGTAAATTCAGTATTAGCGAAACATGACATAGATATACCAGTTGTAGTAAAAAAAAATTGGTATTACTGAGGATTCTATGATAAAAATAAAAAAAGGAAATTTGCTAAAGGCGGAGACTGA is a window from the Candidatus Zixiibacteriota bacterium genome containing:
- a CDS encoding DMT family transporter codes for the protein MLLSCITWAIYTVLARKLSSAAPLAVNNVVLTIAAVIIVPYVLFTSGFKPFISLPPKIIIALIFLGVFCLGLAYWFWTEALRRKPAAKVGAYIYLEPLSTMAVAPFVLNESITVFHILGGGLVILGVWLVEKKSESLEYLKKGRSHARDGGSRPPGGWFGHLVG
- a CDS encoding DMT family transporter; its protein translation is MISVLLIIAVWLWGISFVATKLCLDYLTPAEIISARFILAMPFLYIISRHRKLSYSFVRGKWILLLFCGIIIAAHLLIQVEGMKTTTATNTAWLIATIPIFIAVFSIIFLKERLYFFQIGGIAIAAMGVILLISRGKLSDLDYLKSYGD
- a CDS encoding DMT family transporter, encoding MTRLMQYLILIIAAIAVSWAAIFIRLADADPIAIAFYRMALAVLILAPLSAVSSFRKLTKLTKRNLLLLSISGLFLGIHFASWIASLKYTSIANSVIIVSTHPFLIAIAEAIILKTKIGRWTIIGMILAISGMIVIFSSSLGFSNSGILGELLAFIGAVCAAGYLLTGRIIRQDMKNRDYIFLVYLFAALILSIIALITNTSLFGFDEQTWLFFVLLALIPQVIGHSLYNFLLKHMKAHLVGLAILGEPIGASFLAILIFSEFPPTETYIGGGLILAGIALALIRMKSDDKSVETA
- the dnaX gene encoding DNA polymerase III subunit gamma/tau gives rise to the protein MSYQVLALKYRPLVFEDLIAQEHVTKTLTRAVETGRIANGYLLTGPRGTGKTTTARILAKALNCVEGPTPTPCNKCSICKEITSGSSLDVLEIDAASNTGVDDIRTLRENIRYLPTSGKKRVFIIDEVHRLSGSAFDALLKTLEEPPEHAVFIFATTEPHKVPPTILSRTQRYDFHRVSATDLSAHLEKLAKLEKVDIEKEAVFLIARKGEGSVRDAISLLDQMIALSEDKITAAETARTLGIVDRQLFVKLLDIIAAGKTDPIFDLVQKLFASGASIKEFVNDFINYLRNLLVQKSSSEPDKFLDISAAEKEALIKQTAYFTEADILRMIQILSELNSELKRGYDERIFLEICLVRLTRMESSISLQEVIERLNRLAGSGIQSDSPGETNLFGNSVSPPVPPQPATKSQKKTELSSDNNIRDPQDFIEDGKPLNLPRVQMSWNRFLEELKNRKQMLASLLAMGHLHNVKDNEITIGFAPSYGPNKQVIEKPESISIVEETLRDFYKIAVRIKFVIDSTIKTPVHTKQEPENLTINAEDLFAKDPDLKKMVERIDGEIVGRRKIEGS
- a CDS encoding YbaB/EbfC family nucleoid-associated protein — protein: MAKGMGDMMKQVAKMQRKMEEMQKELADKTVEGSAGGGMVKVVATGAQDIVSIKIDKEVVNPEDVEMLEDLILSAVNQAREKAAELQAETMGSLTGGLNIPGLNLPF
- the recR gene encoding recombination mediator RecR, which encodes MYKSAESVGRLVSLLSRLPGVGRKTAGRLAFHILKMNIEEARDLAEAIVTVKEKVGTCGVCFNISEYDPCAICTDEKRDRAIICVVEEASDIIALEKAEEFTPLYHVLGGCLSPLDGIGPDDLYLKGLLARLDDTVSEIIVATNPDVEGEATAMYINKLIKPFGVKVTRIARGLPVGGDLEYADGVTITRALQGRQEI
- a CDS encoding DUF4433 domain-containing protein; the encoded protein is MTTDKTLICRITHYKNLEGILKRGGIYASNFQPNDGIKFYPIHHVDIQNQRSVINVPCGPGGSIHDYVPYYFGPRSPMLFAISKNKVEEYNEGQQPVIYICAYAEDIKDKGLDFVFTDGHAIMAITRFFDDLKDLDKLYWDIIEGKYWFDSEQYPDRCRRRQAEFLVHKFFPLDCVFEIVVIDKHIQKKVNSVLAKHDIDIPVVVKKNWYY